One Oryza sativa Japonica Group chromosome 8, ASM3414082v1 DNA window includes the following coding sequences:
- the LOC136351375 gene encoding uncharacterized protein: MVESMRSILRVLTYRADDVARADAAVQRPPVPTGPHPAAHVPRPTPPPHGGFRAPFSTPPSSARPSVVPPTGFAQFAMTQAAHFSQAAGSASQAAVSTSHSAQFWQYTGTSSQAAGTSSQGPPLDHAGTSSDRLLPSTLLFDITDFDFASGSIEDVIGPSQLGGAPPVQTQDQAQATPPRDTRATRAVPPDRFTYSQDHVRAQARRTKRGRGAGQGQ, encoded by the exons atggtggagtcgatgcgctcgattctccgagtgctcacctatcgtgcagacgacgttgctcgggcagacgcagctgtacagcggccacccgtaccgactggtccccatccagctgcgcacgttcctaggccgactccccctccgcacggag ggtttcgtgcaccgttcagcaccccgccttcctcggctaggccttctgttgtgccccccacag gtttcgcccagttcgctatgacgcaggccgcccacttctcccaggctgcagggtcagcgtctcaggcagctgtgtcgacctcgcactcagcgcagttctggcagtacaccgggacttcgtcacaggcagccggcacgtcgagtcagggtccaccactggaccatgctgggacctcgtcggaccgcttgctgccttccaccttgctcttcgacatcactgacttcgacttcgcttcaggctcgatagaggacgtcatcggcccctcacagctgggaggcgcaccgccggtgcagacgcaAGACCAGGCAcaggccactcctccgcgggacactcgtgctacccgtgctgtgccaccggatcgtttcacctactcccaggaccacgtgcgagcacaggcccggaggaccaagcgtggtcgcggcgcggggcagggccagtag